The following proteins come from a genomic window of Bactrocera tryoni isolate S06 chromosome 1, CSIRO_BtryS06_freeze2, whole genome shotgun sequence:
- the LOC120779745 gene encoding protein takeout-like: MLLLNKIFLALMPLLAHQVLAKFPEDPKACKYGDKTCIMSTIEYLMREKSQGFPSLNLAKTDPLRIAKIVMKQGAESPVNIDLTFTNNDLYGFSGVKMIDLKGFGKDLTTKHDLIFSAPILSLVGDYSIKGRVLILPITGTGTSNITMLNSKIRIQFAGTPVEKPDGIHMSVKSARLSVDPSRMIFNFGNLFNGDKQLGDTMNVFLNENWKEIYQEVRATFTNAFSQIFTSVIDNVFSIYPYDKYFSE, translated from the exons CTGAGGATCCCAAGGCATGCAAATATGGCGACAAAACTTGTATAATGAGCACTATCGAATACCTGATGCGAGAAAAATCCCAAG GGTTTCCTTCGCTTAATTTGGCTAAGACTGATCCACTGAGAATTGCCAAAATCGTTATGAAACAAGGCGCTGAAAGTCCCGTTAATATTGACCTCACCTTCACCAATAATGACTTATACGGTTTTAGTGGAGTAAAAATGATTGACTTGAA GGGTTTCGGCAAGGATTTGACCACAAAACACGATCTAATTTTTTCTGCTCCCATCCTCAGCTTGGTAGGAGATTACTCAATTAAGGGACGCGTATTAATACTGCCTATCACTGGCACAGGCACGAGCAATATTACAATGC TTAACTCTAAAATTCGGATTCAGTTTGCTGGCACTCCAGTGGAAAAACCGGACGGCATCCATATGAGTGTGAAGTCGGCGCGTTTGAGTGTGGATCCGTCAAGAATGATTTTCAATTTTGGCAATCTTTTCAATGGTGACAAACAGCTGGGTGACACGATGAACGTCTTCTTGAATGAAAACTGGAAGGAGATATATCAAGAAGTGCGTGCAACTTTTACAAACGCGTTTTCTCAAATCTTCACAAGCGTCATTGATAATGTTTTCAGCATTTATCCTTATGACAAATACTTTtcggaataa